The genomic window CGAACCGGTCCGCTAGCTCCGCGCCGTACAAGAGGTCTTTTGCGAGCAGGTGATCCTCGTCGTCCATGAGGTCCTCCCGGCTGGTCATCATGTCCAGCACTCCGGCGGCGTACTGCGCGCGTAGGGCGGCCTCGGTTTTTTGGGTCCGCTCGGCGGCCTCTTCGGCGGCCTTGTCGCGGCCCAGAAGGTCGACGAGCTCATCGAGCAGCGGAACGTCGGACACGGTCCACGCGTCCCCTTTGGAGCGCAATAGCGCAGGGTCCGCCCCGGCCGCGTGTAGCCGGTCGGCGGAGGTGTACAGGTCGGACAACAGCGCCTCGGGCGTCAGAATCGGCCACAGGGAGTCCAGCGCGGCACTGAATCGCTGGTTGCCGGCGAGCTCTTCGAGGAGGTCGCCGCGCAACTCCTCCCAAGCGGCACGATCCTGTCGGGTCAACCAGCCGCGGCCTATTCGCCCTATCGCCCGTTCGGTGAGCACCCAGGTGACGATGTCGGTGAACACGGTACGGGCCTCGTTGTGTGGCAGCCCACTGTCGCGGGCTTCCTGTCTGGCCCACTCAGCTGTCTCGGCGTCGATTCGCACGGTGACATCCGACAAGTCGATGAGCAGTGGCTCAGGTGGCAATCGTTGGCGGTCGGCCACCGCGGCCGCCAGCACATCCAACAGGCGCAGCGAACCCTTCAGTCGCGCGATCTGCGGGGCATCCTCGGCGGTGACGTGCAGACCGGGTACTAGGTCGCCGGTGGTCGTGAACACCACTTCGGATTCGCCCAGGGAGGGCAGCACCCGGCCGATGTGGTTCAGGAACGCGTGGTTGGGGCCAACGACCAGCACACCTTGATGTTCGAACCGATCCCGCAGGGTGTACAGCAGGTAGGCCACGCGGTGTAGCGCGACCACGGTCTTCCCGGTGCCCGGACCACCTTCGATCACCAGGACGCCCGGGTGGTCGAGCCGAATGATCTGGTCTTGCTCAGCCTGAATCGTCGCCACGATGTCGCGCATGCCGGCACCGCGCGGCGCGTTCACCGCCGCCAGCAGTGCTGCGTCACCGCGCTCTTCGCCACTGGGGTTGCCGAAGACCTCGTCGGTGAAATCGAGCACTTGGCGTCCGCGGGTGTGGAACTGTCGCCGCCGACGCATGTTCTCCGGCGCCGCGCCGGTCGCAACGTAGAACGCGCGCGCCGCTGGCGCCCGCCAGTCCAACAACAACGGTTCGTATTCGTTGGACTCGTCGAGAAGGCCGATGCGGCCGATGTACATTCGCTCGCCCGAAAGGCTGTCGAGTCGACCGAAACACAGGCCGCTGTCCGCGACATCCAATCGCTTCACCGCTTTGGCCAGTGATCGGACCGCCACGTCCCGCGCGACGAGTGTCCCGCCATCCATCATGTCCACGGGCTCACGCAAGGCGGCGGTGTAGCTGTCCTTCAGCTGCGTTCGCTCAGCGTCCAACCGGGCATAGAGAGCGGCGACATAGGCGCGCTCTGATCGCAATTCGTCTTCGTAATCCTGAGTTGACACATGCCCCCATATGCGCGAGTTCCGGCCCAGATTTTGGTCTGGCCAGCGATTGTGCGGCATACCCCGGGTCTTGCCGCAAGCCCCGGGGTCGGATATAGATTGAAGGTGAGAACGACCGATCGTCTTCTCAGTGTTGCGACCTCATCCGAACATCAACGTCGCGAGTTCACCTATCGAGGACCCGGATACATCCCAGCGACCCGAGGGCTCCAGGTCGCTGGTCTGCCCCGGGCCGTGCTCCTGCGGCCTGGCCACGAATCCCGTTGCCAAACCAGCTTTTTGGGCGGCCGCCAGGTCGCGATTGTGGGCCGCCATGAGCATCACCTCACCCGGCGCCAGGTCGAGCAGGCGCGCGGGCGCCAAGTAGGCCTGCGGGTCGGGCTTGTAGGCCCGACTGATATCCGAACCCAGCACCACATCCCATGGCAAACCGGCATGTTTCGCCATCTCCACCAGCAGCCCGGTGTTGCCGTTGGACAGCGGGCCGACAATGACATGACGCTTCATGGCGGAGATGCCGTCGACGCTATCCGGCCACGGCGGCAACCAACGCCACGAGCGGGCCAGCGCCCGCAATTCGTCGTCCGGAAACTCCTCCGGTCGCATTCCGAGGTCGCTCAGCGATGCCTCCAGATTTTCTCGGTGCAGTACGTCCAGCGAGGCGAAGTCCCGGCGACCTGAGCGCACCGCCTCCATAGCGGGCTGATAGCGCATGCGCCAGTCAGCGGCGAACGCCAGCGGTTCCACGCTCAAGTCGTGCTGTTGCGCGAACTCACGGATTG from Mycobacterium kubicae includes these protein-coding regions:
- the helR gene encoding RNA polymerase recycling motor ATPase HelR, which produces MSTQDYEDELRSERAYVAALYARLDAERTQLKDSYTAALREPVDMMDGGTLVARDVAVRSLAKAVKRLDVADSGLCFGRLDSLSGERMYIGRIGLLDESNEYEPLLLDWRAPAARAFYVATGAAPENMRRRRQFHTRGRQVLDFTDEVFGNPSGEERGDAALLAAVNAPRGAGMRDIVATIQAEQDQIIRLDHPGVLVIEGGPGTGKTVVALHRVAYLLYTLRDRFEHQGVLVVGPNHAFLNHIGRVLPSLGESEVVFTTTGDLVPGLHVTAEDAPQIARLKGSLRLLDVLAAAVADRQRLPPEPLLIDLSDVTVRIDAETAEWARQEARDSGLPHNEARTVFTDIVTWVLTERAIGRIGRGWLTRQDRAAWEELRGDLLEELAGNQRFSAALDSLWPILTPEALLSDLYTSADRLHAAGADPALLRSKGDAWTVSDVPLLDELVDLLGRDKAAEEAAERTQKTEAALRAQYAAGVLDMMTSREDLMDDEDHLLAKDLLYGAELADRFVERDTRELVERATADRDWTYGHVVVDEAQELSAMDWRVLMRRCPARSFTVVGDLAQRRSAAGATSWDTMLEPYVPGRWVYRSLSVNYRTPAEIMAVATALLADFAPGVQAPESVRACGFRPWSRRISPDEIPSAIKEFVQGETGRPGTSVVIGPAGVSDAVLPSQTKGLEFDAVLVVAPEQILADGPRGAADLYVALTRATQRLGVLHVDPLPPALSGLVEIGSPG
- a CDS encoding haloacid dehalogenase type II, with amino-acid sequence MVQYRSPSTGLTVRAILFDTFGTVVDWRSGIAQAIREFAQQHDLSVEPLAFAADWRMRYQPAMEAVRSGRRDFASLDVLHRENLEASLSDLGMRPEEFPDDELRALARSWRWLPPWPDSVDGISAMKRHVIVGPLSNGNTGLLVEMAKHAGLPWDVVLGSDISRAYKPDPQAYLAPARLLDLAPGEVMLMAAHNRDLAAAQKAGLATGFVARPQEHGPGQTSDLEPSGRWDVSGSSIGELATLMFG